The window AGAACCTCTATGAGGTCTCGCCCAACGTGTTCGGCTCGGCCCCGATCGCCTTCTCCATGCTGGCCGAAGCCATGGAAAAGGACCCGGTGCTGCGCGCCTCGTTCTTCAAGAACCTGCGCTATATGGGCTATGGCGGGGCGACATTGTCCAATGACGTCTATACCCGCATCCAGGCCCTGGCGGTGGCGGAAACCGGCCAGCGCATTCCTCTGACCACCATGTACGGTGCGACTGAAACCCAGGGCATTACCGTCACCCACTGGATCACCGAGCGGGTCGGGCTGGTCGGCCTGCCCCTGCCGGGCATCCAGCTGAAACTGGCCCCCAGCGGCAGCAAGTTCGAGGTGCGGGTCAAGGGCCCGACCGTGGCGGCGGGCTATCACAAGGATCCGGAAAAGACGGCGGCGGCCTTCGACGAAGAGGGTTTCTACCGGCTTGGGGACGCGGCGCGGTTCGTCGATCCGGAAGACCCGGCCAAGGGCCTGGTCTTTGACGGGCGGGTGACCGAGGACTTCAAGCTCGACAGCGGCACCTGGGTCAGTGTCGGGGTCCTGCGCCCGGACCTGGTCGCTGCATGCAGCCCCTATGTCCATGACGCCGTGATCTGCGGTCAGGACAAGGGTTTCGTCGCGGCGCTGTTCTGGCCTTCGCCGTCCGGCCTGATGGCCCTGGCCGCCGAGCCGGGCCCTGGTACGCCGATCGAGCGGCTGGTGGCCCTGTTGCGTGAACGGCTGGCGGCTTTCAATGCGACAGCCGGCGGCTCGTCGCGCCGCATCGGCCGTTTCACCATCATGACCGAGCCGCCCTCGATCGATGCCGGCGAGATTACCGACAAGGGCTATGTCAACCAGCGCGCTACCCTCGAGCGCCGCGTGGCCCTGGTCGAGGCGCTGTACGTCAATCCGCCGCCAGAGGGCGTTGTGGCGGTCTGAAGGCTGTCACGCTGCTTGGCTTTCGTCGGGGAGAGTCGCCCTCGCCCTTCGACAGGCTCAGGGTGAGGGCGACTGTTGGGCTCGGCTCTCACCAAATCCTCATCCTGAGCTTGTCGAAGGAGGCGGATTTCCATCGAGATCGGCACCTGTACACAAGGTGAAGACAGTCCTCTTGAATCACCAGGCCAGCCGGGCATGGGCCAGGACTGCCGTCTTGTCCGACATGCCGGTGGCCATCAGCTCGGCCGGCTTGGCGGGGGGAGCCGCGGCCTCGATCGGCCAGCCGTCGCGGAACTCCATGACCTCAGCCTCGACCCGGCCCGTGGCTTCGGACGTGAAGCTGAGCGTGACGCCATTGGGATCGGGGGCATGGTAGGTCAGGGTCGACCAGCTGTCGGGCTGGCTGACCAGGGTGATCGGCCGGCCGTTCAGTCGCGGATCGTGCAGTGCGGTCGAGGCACGGATCTTCAGACTCAGGACCTCGGTACCCGCACCGGGGATGACGCGGACGATCAGGCGGTCGCCCGAACGTTCAGCGGTCAGGATCGGCGGCGGTACCGGCACGGCGCGGGTCTCGGCCATCCAGGTCGGCTTGGACAGGAACGGTTCGAGGGTCTGCTGCTTCAGGTCTACCCCGCCGTCGGCGATCAGGACCTCGCGGGTCCAGGCGTCCAGCTGGGGCAGGGTTGAGACCCGCCAGGCGCGACCGGTCGAGGGGTCGGCAAGGTGGTGGGCCTCGGTCAGGTTGGGCCGGTCGGCCGAGGCGGCCGGCATGGCTGCGGTCACGACCAGACCCAGTCCGGTCACGGCCAGCAGGACCACCCCGCGCCAGCCCCAGGGAGACTCGGCGAAATCGAAGGTGATCGGCACCAGGGCGGGCGCGGCCAGCAGCACGAACACCGCCAGAACGGCGGGCTCCATCAGGCCGATGCCGGCGAAGGTCCAGGCTCCCCAGGCGGTCAGCTGGGCGACGGTGAGGGTCGCCAGCACCCCCATGACCAGGGTCATGGCCAGGGCGACGCGGCGATCGCGGGTCCCGCCCAGGCCCATGGCCAGCGTCGCGCCGAGGGCAGCGACCAGCAGCGGCCAGACCAGCATCACGGTCGCCCCGGGAGCCAGGATCTGGGCCGCCAGGGACGCCAGCAGCAGGGTCACCAGACCGCCGATCCAGACTCCCAGCACCCCGACCTTCCGGCCGAGAGAGGCCCAGACCAGCACCGCCACCGCGACGCCCAGGCCCAGACCCACGGGATCAAAGCCCCCGGTCAGGCTGCAGGCCCCGCCCAGGGCCAGGGCGGCCAGGCTCGGCCAGATCCGCCGCGCGCCGCGGGCCTGGGCCGTGATGACCAGCAGGCCGGTCCCGACGCCCAGGGCCCCGGCCCCGAGCAGCAGCAGATCAAAGCGACCCAGGATGTCATAGAGCCTCTGGCCGTCCCCGACCTGGAGCAACCGCCCCAGCAGGTGCAGGACCAGGGCGCTGGCCAGCAGCAGCAGCAGCGCGCCAGCTACGCCCTTGACGATCTCGAGCCCGGTGACGCCGCCACCGGTCAGGGCCCGCCAGGCGACAAAGCCGATCAGGGCCGTTGCCAGAACCAGCAGGGCCCAGCCCACGGTCGTCGAATAGCTGATCAGGATCAGGCCGAGGATGTCGGAATAGATCACATTGGGGCTGCGGGCCGGCAGGCTCTGGGCGTCGGCCAGGGCCCGGGCGACCGGCAGGACCTGGTCGCCCATATGCTGCAGGCTACCCTGGTCGAGGCGCTCGGGCGTCGACAAGGGCGTATGATAGGCCAGCTGGTTGTCGATCAGGGCGAAGTTCAGGCCCGGCAGGCCGGCCTTCAGTGCATGGGTGAAGTCGGTGTCATTGGGCATGCGCTCATAGACGGTCGAGGCCAGGGAATTGGCCGACGGGCCAACCGCCTCACGGGCCATCAGGGCCAGCAGTTCGCCATTGTCCGGGCCCGTCTGGAACATGGCCGCGCGGCCGGCGTCGCCCCGTGTCTCCATGTTCAGCACCATCCCGACCTTACGGGCGGTGGGGTCGCGGGCAAAGAAGGCGTCAGCGCCCAGCAGGCCCGCTTCCTCGCCCTCGGTGAACAGGAAGATCACGTCACGGGCCGGCACGGGACCGGCCTTCAGGGCGCGGGCGATCTCCAGGGCGGCGGCCACGCCCAGGGTGTCGTCAGCGGCTCCGGGCGAGTTGTGGACGGTATCGTAGTGGCTCATCACCAGCAGCGCCGGCAGCTCGCGGTCCTGTCCCGGCAGGATGCCGACCACATTCTGTACCGCCGCCACGCCCAGCGAGCGGCCGTCGTCGGAATAGGGGCGGAAGCCCTCGCCGGGGCGGACCGAAACTTCCAGGCCCAGAGCCCCGATCCGGGTCAGGAGATGATCCCGCACCCGGACGATTTCGGCCGAACCGGTCGGGTGGGGGCGCTGGGCGATGGCCCGCACGTCCTCCATGGCCCGGCCGGCGGAGAAGGCGGTGTCGGCGGCGGAAACGCCTACCGGCTGGGGTGCCTTCTGAGCCAGGGTGCCCAGACCGAGGCCGATGGCCAGGCAGATCCAGAAACCCAGTATCCTGATCGTCTTCACGGCCTGCCTCCGGGTCGGGCGAATCCCCACAAGAGGTTGCGTCGGGTCGGGCCGGATCGGAAGGCCTAAAGAAAAAGGGCGACCCGGTTGCCCGGATCGCCCCTTCCTCATCCGAAAGCCAGAGGCCCTGCTCGCCTTGGTAAGCGGGCCTCCAGATCCCCTCCCGGTTAGAACCGTGCCCGCAGGGTCACGCCGTAGGTACGGGGCGCGCCGAGGAAGGCGTTGTAGGTCAGGCTGTCATTGGCCGGCACATAGGTGGCGCTGGCGGCGCTCAGGCCCGACGAACCCTGCAGGGGGCCATTGAAGCCGACCTGGGTGTATTCTTCGTCGAGGATGTTCTGGCCCCACAGTTCCACGGCCCAGGCGTCGCTGGCGGCGCCGAAGCCGATGCGGGCATTGACCACCGTATAGGCTTCCTGGGTCTTCGGCTTGAGCAGGTCCGAACCGGTGATGTAGTCCGACGAATACTTGGCGCCGACATTGAAGCGGGCCTTGTAGTTGTCGCCCACCGGACGCTCATAGGTCAGCGAGCCGGAGGCCGAGTACAACGGGGCCAGCGACAGACGGTTGCCCGGCAGCAGGGCCAGCGAATTGCCCGGATCGTTCGGGACCTTGTCGTCGCCGTACTCGGTCTTGGCATATGTAAAGCCGCTCTGGACGACCAGGCCGCGCACCGGGGTGAACCACAGGAAGTCGGCGTCGACGCCCTGCGAGGTCACTTCCGGGATCGAACGCACAACGAACGAGGTGCCCAGGAAGGTGTTCAGCTGGAAGTCCGTGTACTTCTGATAGAAGCCCGTGACGTTCAGCAGGACCGAACGGTTGAACAGGGTATTCTTCAGGCCGACTTCGTAGCTGTCGACAAATTCGCCTTCGAACGAGGTGTCATAGATCGGCAGAACGCCACTGACACCGCTTTGCAGCCCGTTGGACGACTGGGTGCGGTCGAGGTTGTAGCCGCCGCCCTTGTAGCCGCGGGCGAACGAGGCGTAGCTGAACACTTCCGGCGAGAAGCGGTAGGCCGCCTTGATCGTGCCCGACCATTCCCGGTCAGTGCGCGACTGGTCGGTGTGGCGGTTGTGGAACAGGGGGTTGGCCCAGGGCAGGCAGAGGTTGCCGACGATGGTCGGCGTGGCCGCTGCACCGACGATGCCGGCGATGCGGGCCTGACCGGCCGGCGACAGGGCGATGCCGCAGCCGACGCCGCCGTCCGAGTTGGACTGGTTGGTGCTCACCTCCTTCTTGTCGGCGCTGTAGCGCAGACCGGCGGTGATGCCGAAGGCTTCCGTGAACTGGTAGGTGTTGCTGGTGAACAGCGCGACGGTCTTGGCGCGCTGGCTGTAGGCGTCCCGCAGGCCCTGGCCGGGCGTGAAGGTGGTGTTCGGCGCGCGACCGGTCAGCAGGGCGACGAAGTTGGCGATACCGGCCGGGTTGGCCGCCGAGCGCGACAGCAGTCGGCCCATATACTGCTCGTAGTCATTGCCGAACAGGAAGTTGGACTTGGTGTCGAGCTTCTCGTCGGCCAGGAAGGTGCCGACCAGCCAGTCGAGGTTGCCGGTCTTGCCGGCCAGACGCAGCTCTTGCGAGTAGGTCGTGAACTCGCTGTAGTTGGTGCCGTCCTTGTTGCGATAGGTCACATCGGCAGTGGTGAAGTCGCTGTCCTGGCCGTTGTCGGTGCGCCAGTTGCGGATCGCGCTGATGGCGGTCAGCTCGCCGATCGGCAGGTCGATCGTGCCTTGCAGCGAGATGCCCTTGTCTTCGATCGACGACGGCGCGCCGCGGTTCGAATAGGCAACGCGGTCATAGGGCTTGGCGGTCGGAGCCACGGCAGTGCCGCCGCTGATCAGGTTCAGAATGCCGGCGGTCGGGCCGGTGCGGATCTGCACGGCACCGCAGCAGTTTTCGTCGCGCTTGGTGTAGTCGGCAATCAGCTTGAAGGTGGCTTCATCGTTCGGCACGAACAGCAGCTGGCCGCGAACGGTGTAGACGCCCTGGTCGGCATCTTGGTCGCGCTTGCTGGGGCCCTTGCCGGTGATGACGTCATTGTAGCCATCACGCTCGCGGGCGGCGACATAGAGGCGACCGGCGAGGGTTTCGGTGCCGAACAACGGGCCGGTCACCGAGGCTGCCAAGGCGTGGGCGTTGAAGTTGCCGATCGTCGCTTCAGCATTGGCCCCGAAGCCGAACTCCGGCTCCTTGGTGACGATGTTGATGACGCCGGCCGAGGTGTTCTTGCCGAACAGGGTGCCTTGCGGGCCCTTCAGGACTTCGATGCGCTCCATTTCGCCGAGGTCGCCGAACGACACGCCGTTACGGGGACGATAGACGCCGTCGATCACGACGCCGACCGAGCTTTCCAGGCCGGGGTTGTCGCCGACAGTGCCAACGCCGCGGACGCGGGCGGTGGTCGAGGCTTCCGACGACGTCGAGGTGACGGTCAGGCCGGGGGTCAGGATCGTCAGATCCTTGATGTCCTTGACGCCCGTGTCTTGCAGCAGCTTTGCACCGACGGCGGTCACCACGACCGGCACGTCCTGCAGGTTCTGCTCGCGCTTCTGGGCGGTGACGACAATGCTGTCGACGGTTTGGATGTCTGCTTCCTGCGCCGATGCGGCGCTGGCGGTGAACAGACCGGCAAGCACGACGGCAGACGCCGTGCTGCAGAGCACCTGGGTAAAGCGCATTTCCTACCTCGGTTCGTTGTGCCGCGAGCGCTTGCATCGCCGACGGCTGATTTTGTTTGGACTCATCCGAACGGCTGTTCGAACAGACGGGTCACGGTTACGGACGGCCGAGGGGCAGAGCAAGTTAAAACCCTTACAGGAAAGAGGATCGGTGGGCTCTGTTGCCGAGAAGCGACACGAATCTGTCACCATCCCGACGTGTGGAAAGCGCCCGGGACCGGACTTGCCAGACGGGGCCGTGGGGCTCATTTGCGGTGCATGACCCTTTCGCCCGCCTATCGCCCCGATCCGAAGTTCATGGCCCTGGGGCGCGACTTCGCCGATCCGGTTCAGCCTGCCGACTTTCCCATGACCCACCTGCGCTTTCGCAATGACCGGGCGGCGGCGACCGTGGGTCTGGAGGGCCTGTCGGATGCCGAATGGATCGCCGCCTTTGGCCGCTTTCAGCCCTTGCCGGGTAACCAGCCAGAGCCCCTGGCCATGCGCTATCACGGCCATCAGTTCCGATCCTACAATCCCGACCTCGGGGACGGCCGGGGTTTCCTGTTTGCCCAGCTCCGCGAACAGGACGGTGGTCCCGACAGGCCCGGTCGCCTGCTCGATCTGGCCACCAAGGGTTCGGGCCAGACCCCCTGGTCGCGCCAGGGCGACGGGCGGCTGACCCTGAAGGGCGGGGTGCGCGAGATCCTCGCCCCGACCCTGCTCGAGGCCCTGGGTGTGCCCACCTCGCGGGCCTTTTCGCTGATCGAGACCGGCGAGGAACTCCAGCGGGGCGATGAGCCCAGCCCGACCCGCTCGGCGGTTCTGACCCGGCTGTCCCACAGCCACATGCGCTTCGGCACCTTCCAGCGGCAGGCCTATTTCGAGCGGCCCGATCTGATCACCGTGCTCGTCGATCATGCCGTCGAGACCT of the Caulobacter henricii genome contains:
- a CDS encoding TonB-dependent receptor, with translation MRFTQVLCSTASAVVLAGLFTASAASAQEADIQTVDSIVVTAQKREQNLQDVPVVVTAVGAKLLQDTGVKDIKDLTILTPGLTVTSTSSEASTTARVRGVGTVGDNPGLESSVGVVIDGVYRPRNGVSFGDLGEMERIEVLKGPQGTLFGKNTSAGVINIVTKEPEFGFGANAEATIGNFNAHALAASVTGPLFGTETLAGRLYVAARERDGYNDVITGKGPSKRDQDADQGVYTVRGQLLFVPNDEATFKLIADYTKRDENCCGAVQIRTGPTAGILNLISGGTAVAPTAKPYDRVAYSNRGAPSSIEDKGISLQGTIDLPIGELTAISAIRNWRTDNGQDSDFTTADVTYRNKDGTNYSEFTTYSQELRLAGKTGNLDWLVGTFLADEKLDTKSNFLFGNDYEQYMGRLLSRSAANPAGIANFVALLTGRAPNTTFTPGQGLRDAYSQRAKTVALFTSNTYQFTEAFGITAGLRYSADKKEVSTNQSNSDGGVGCGIALSPAGQARIAGIVGAAATPTIVGNLCLPWANPLFHNRHTDQSRTDREWSGTIKAAYRFSPEVFSYASFARGYKGGGYNLDRTQSSNGLQSGVSGVLPIYDTSFEGEFVDSYEVGLKNTLFNRSVLLNVTGFYQKYTDFQLNTFLGTSFVVRSIPEVTSQGVDADFLWFTPVRGLVVQSGFTYAKTEYGDDKVPNDPGNSLALLPGNRLSLAPLYSASGSLTYERPVGDNYKARFNVGAKYSSDYITGSDLLKPKTQEAYTVVNARIGFGAASDAWAVELWGQNILDEEYTQVGFNGPLQGSSGLSAASATYVPANDSLTYNAFLGAPRTYGVTLRARF
- a CDS encoding M28 family metallopeptidase — translated: MKTIRILGFWICLAIGLGLGTLAQKAPQPVGVSAADTAFSAGRAMEDVRAIAQRPHPTGSAEIVRVRDHLLTRIGALGLEVSVRPGEGFRPYSDDGRSLGVAAVQNVVGILPGQDRELPALLVMSHYDTVHNSPGAADDTLGVAAALEIARALKAGPVPARDVIFLFTEGEEAGLLGADAFFARDPTARKVGMVLNMETRGDAGRAAMFQTGPDNGELLALMAREAVGPSANSLASTVYERMPNDTDFTHALKAGLPGLNFALIDNQLAYHTPLSTPERLDQGSLQHMGDQVLPVARALADAQSLPARSPNVIYSDILGLILISYSTTVGWALLVLATALIGFVAWRALTGGGVTGLEIVKGVAGALLLLLASALVLHLLGRLLQVGDGQRLYDILGRFDLLLLGAGALGVGTGLLVITAQARGARRIWPSLAALALGGACSLTGGFDPVGLGLGVAVAVLVWASLGRKVGVLGVWIGGLVTLLLASLAAQILAPGATVMLVWPLLVAALGATLAMGLGGTRDRRVALAMTLVMGVLATLTVAQLTAWGAWTFAGIGLMEPAVLAVFVLLAAPALVPITFDFAESPWGWRGVVLLAVTGLGLVVTAAMPAASADRPNLTEAHHLADPSTGRAWRVSTLPQLDAWTREVLIADGGVDLKQQTLEPFLSKPTWMAETRAVPVPPPILTAERSGDRLIVRVIPGAGTEVLSLKIRASTALHDPRLNGRPITLVSQPDSWSTLTYHAPDPNGVTLSFTSEATGRVEAEVMEFRDGWPIEAAAPPAKPAELMATGMSDKTAVLAHARLAW